The Dreissena polymorpha isolate Duluth1 chromosome 4, UMN_Dpol_1.0, whole genome shotgun sequence region TCCGTTCCtattttaaaaaatttaaaagagCGCATCCACGTGCATATCTTGGCCTGCCATTTGTCGGAAGTGCTTAGCATGCCACTCATTCAAGTATGCATGTGCAATTAACGTTATGAGCAAACAAATGCTAATCATTTGATTTTCTGTGCGTGTTTTTAAATAGTTTCCATTAGTTTCTGTCATTCCCTTAACACATTTTTGTAATAGCAAGGTATATATTTAGTAAATTGTTGGTGTCATTTGTAGATCTTTACAGAACACTAAAATAATATCAAATagtatgtttaatgtatttaataaacgAATGTGTGCATGCCATATTTAACAGACACAAGCTTCAAGAGAAGGGATGCGGGTTAGCTCACATACAATTGTAATATTTTACTATTTACGGGTTCATATGAATCTTAAACATCAAGCGCGTGCAAGGcctgcaagtgtttttttttctaaaattgactttaaaatgaATCATACTTGCTAGTTTAAAATTGTAGGCATGAGACATACATCTTCCTCAATAACTCGTGGTTTTTCGACTCTTATCACGTCTGTCTATTCAATCTTCTTTCTTCGTCCTATGTGTTCAAGCCGCTCCAGACTAGTTTTCCTTTCTTGGGCCTTGATTGGGCTGTCTGTAAGTTTGTCATTTATAGTAACCTGTGAGTACGACCTTGTGCATTTCTCATGTGATGTCGGTGTCCAGACTTCCCCGCTCACGACCCTTTGACTTTACTATAACTCTGAGATActgaatttaatatttaaacaaatcaaatattgtccaaagtAATTGACACGTAGACTTAAATGCAAATTTCTGCAAAATAAATGAGATTTGTTATGCAAGCAACACAGGTGCTCATTGTGATGTCGCAAGGCAAACGCCAAGGTCAAATTAGAGTCGTATAAAACACGCCAAGAACGTAGTTTAGACGCTGTCGCCGATGGTCGCAGAGCAATCGCAGTTTACACGTAGTAAAAACGTAATTCTTccaatgcatatttatatttggGCATAAAATCGTATCATGAAAGATATATTTAAGTAATTTATACAGTTATGAAATCAACAGGGTGAATTGCTGGTCAACTCAAAATCGGTTAGCTTAAGCCAAACTTATCCTTCTTGCTTTTCGATTCATTTTTATACAGTATAtctcaaaatatatataatatgcatGTTTAGAATTTACTAGTAAACGTGACCGTTTCGTTTCCCACGAAAATCCTATATTCTAATATGTGTGGTGTCTCCTACGTTTTTTTGTAGTAATGAAGAATGGTGTTTctgttgtaattgttttttttttaatttttaacatggAATCGGTTAAGCTTCGACAGGCGTCATTGCCATTCACGGTGTCAagatcaatatattaaaattatacacATACATGAATACTTAAAATATACCAAAAAACGTAATCGATACAAATCGTTTGTAGTAATGACATTTTTGTTATGTAATGTTAAGTAATCGTACACGATGTTAAGTCCCATTCATCAAATATATGATACACTATACTACACTAAGCAAGTTATGTTTTAGGATTCGCTTACAAGACAAAATTCAAAATTACGACAGATGAACTTATGTTACTCTACTTGAACAAGACAAGATATATTGAGCtcatgaatgtatgtatgcagGTGTAGTGAAGTGGAAAGTAAGTGCGTTTAATAAAGGTATTCATTAGGTTCGTCTAATGGAACTCATTTATTAGGTTTATTACTAGCGCAGCTGCATTTGTTCATGAAAAATGAGAAGTGTGGACAAAGTGTTGCGTCTTTATTGAAACATAATAACGTCAGCATTTTTTTGTTCATTCAACAATACACAGACCACACACGTGTTTTCCAATTAGCGCTTATATCTGTCATTAAAGGTCAACAGTACTTGGTTAATAGTTATCATCAAAATTACAAAGCTACCTCCGATTATCACGAACGCAATTTACTAATGTGGGttcaatttgaataaatattaattaacgtAGTCGTATGTTACATTTTGGGTTGTAACCAATAAGAAGGCATTATTAAGATAATATACATGCGAACTGATGATCATATGCTAACAGCTAAAAGAGTTTGAATATCAATCATCATCAGTTGCACATGATAACCGTTAAGTGATACCATCCACAAACGAAATGCATTTAAAGTAGTAGTTACATAAAGAACAAGTGATAGTAACAGGATGGAGTTCATCCGGAAAtccttaaaacaaatttttttcgCATCCGATAATCTTTCTCTTCTTCTTAGTTTATCGGCTATCAGAATAAGCACGGTAATAATGTCCTTAATGTAAAACTGTTGCTATTTTGTTTTTGGGTAACAGAAAATAAGAACGTCAACTgtgcttttgtttttgtttttcgaaAGGATAAGAGTCCGAACGACAGCCGTACCACTTCATACGTGTTTAGAATGTATGACAAAGAATAACAATTAACGCATTGTCACCTTAACAGAGACGATTGATTAGAAGAAACACCGATGACAAAGTTTTGTGAAGATTTTGCcacaaatgttatttataccgTGTTTAAAAACGTTTTATATCATTTCAACCTGTGACATAGTGACATAGTTTTAACCACACGTTACTCATAACTGAATTCGGCTTTAATAGAATTTAAAAACTTTTTCTAACTAGGTTTCATTGAGATTAAGTCAAAATATAACTTCAATAGTGCACCTTCGCTTTATAtaatttgacccagtgaccttatTTTAGTGACCCCACGGGACGAGTTTTAATCTAGCCCTCTAGATTTCACAATCTAAATATTGACCACGGGCAAAAAAAGGTCATAATAGCTCACCatgaggtgagctaaaaacaaaaaaaatatatacttcaaCCATAATTCTGCTCTACCCCATGGACAAGAGATTATATTTTATACTTATCACGTGTACTGATAATTTAATATGCCGATCTCTTGCACGACTGTTACATTACATGAATGGTGGTGATATTTGCGGACAGCTATGGCTGCATGAAGAGTGAAAATCTGAAGATAATCCGCAATTCGTTGATATGGATTTTCACTTCTAAGGGTCTGTATCACTTGAAACACGTTCAAAGCCTAATAGTTTTTACGTCTTTTCAACAGTATTCATGATGCAGAAAATAATGACTAAAATGACTGTGTTTAGAAGGATAactataatatgaaataaactattaatctaAAATAATCAAAGTATACAGTAAAAAGTTCGAACCCGGCACCATGCTATACTAGGCCATTCTGACTGAGAACTagttaaacaaacataaaaaacgcTGATGAATATAGAGAAAACGCAGTAAAGGTAATCATAAAATACTGGTATGTTCTGTTACAGTGCTGTTGCATTTCGTCTTAGATGCCCTGATCGTCAACTAAACTTAATAAATTGTGTTATAAGAAGACTTTTGATGATATGTAAATATAGTATCATAGACATCATAGACATGTATGCCTCAACGACACATTTTGTGACTCAAAATCGTCCACTACTCAGACAAAGAGGACATGCTTCCAACAAAAACTCATCTCAAAATGCTTCATACTCTTAAAAATGATTCAGTTAAACGAACTAAAGcggaaaaaaatacaaaaggtCACTATTCTGTCAAAATTGGTTGAAGCCAATGAATTCCTTTGTGATATCTTTACATGCTTGGTCTTCGGGTGTAAAAGTCTGAGAACACATTGAAAGCAGTTTATGACTTTGACTAGACGTAGTTTAAGAAAACTTAGAAGTGCACTAATTCTGCCAAAGTTGTACGCAGCCGATACTTCCTTCCATAACGATAATCAACCTACTCAGTTCACTCAGCTTTGAAAGATCCAATGAAATCCGGCAAACAATTAAAGAAGACTTTCAACATGTTGGGAATTATTCTACAGCGGAAAAAAACTCAGGACCGAATTTATGCCAAAACTTGTCGTCGCCAATGTTTCTTTCTTTACGATCATCGACACATACGATCCTTCACATGCGAAAGCTTAAGTGAAATCTTGCAAGCATTTAAAGAGGAGTCGAGTACAAACATGTTTGggtttatttattatatactggAACAGACAATTAGATATATATCTTGAAAACTAGTTTCCACCAAAATTACTTCCTATACGGTCACTACGGTCATTCAGCCGTGAAAGTTTAGGCGAGTTCCAACCAGCAGAAAGTGGTTTTGTAAACCGAATCATggggatggacggacggacaagtaCAATTATTAGTGCATACCACGCTGTACTTGCATAAAAACAGTGTAGCCAACGCGACACAAAACTAGAACACTAACTCAACCTAAAGAAGCTGTGAATTCATTCAGCATGCATTGAAATCAAAACTTAAGTTTGATATTTTCTCAAAAGTACTGTATTATAACAGTGAAAATACACATCAATTTTCACTTAACACCACAATGTTTATATTGTCTTCTCAATTATATAAGCAGGTCCATTAGGCTGAAATCATGAAGACTTGGTGCCATCTTAGACAATAGGTATATATTTTGAAATCCAAAGCCAGCGGGACCTCTCAATTAGAACGATGACTTAACGCAGGTTGTAAATAGATGTTTAATACGGGaaataattcatgaaaaatgttTTCAAACACACTTTGTGTTACTTCGCTTTGTACGTGGACTCGCATTACAatcaattttaattttgattagtAAAATAATGAACATAAACATTTGAAACCtaatgataaacttaaacaagGTATTTGATATTCCTTTATAAACTTGCAAGAAGTTCTCGGCAATTGGATACAAATATTATTCAAAACAATGTCACATTTCAAACACGTTAATAAGAAGTTTTTGCTATTCTGGTTTATGTGATCGCATCTGAGAAGTCCGACCACGAAAGTAGCCCGTGTGTTTTGTTTCGCTTTGATAAAtgcttttaaaaacaatattaaaaggaAATAAACGCTAATAACTAATTTGCTGATATGGTTGGAAAGAGGacggcatttaaaaaaataaacaacagttataAAGGGTATACCCATTAACGTTTATATCTGTATTTGATAATGCTTTAAAGAATTTGATAAATGCTCTTTTCACTTAACacgctgttgttgtttttttaatttagttaatGGCATGCGAGTTTGAGTGCGTGTTTGTTTCGGTGCTTAGACAACGCATCACACAATTGCAATTAGCCGCAATAATTCTTAGTTCATAGTTTAGAATTTACTAATAACGCATTTTCACATTAACattattgtattaattattatatgtatgcacATATATATCacaaaaaaactgtaaagtttacgtgaataaaatatgttgttaaaaaaaaacagaaacgcATTCTAACAAAAACACCGAAAATGCAATAGAGGTTGCTATGTTCGACCACGAACGCGCTGACCAGGTGGTAACACCGCCATACAGAAGACCGACATAAGTGTGATAGATTATGACATAACCTTATTGACATTTTATATCAGGTTAATTCTTGAGTGGTCCATCAACCTTTTGTCTGTGGTTTCATGGGCAGATGTCATCTTAAGGTTAATTTATTGCTCGATTGAGTCGAAGGAATATGGCTTACTGAGAACTCACGAGTCGGTTTCTTGGCAAGAACCAGAACTAGTGTAATCTAAAAAAACGCTCGATTAGTATGGATTTGGTCCGTGACCTAGTCGCCATGCTTACTACACCATAGcaattacaccacggcgaccccCATTAgaatatcttttatttttaaaaaaggcaTTGAGTTATAGTGTGGTCTTGTGCTCTGGGGAGCCAGTTTCCGGAGGAAACCAGACTTGTTATGTGTGGTAACCAACACCCAAATTATAATGCTACGGATGCGGGCATTGAACCCTGTCGTTGCGGTTTCACTTCTCTATATCGAGAATGTTATAGCACGTCCTATGCAATTCCAAACTAGGTCTCGATCCATTTATAAAGTTGGGTAGGGCAAGTGAGTGGAAACCAAAAATGTACCCcatccaaaaatgaaaaaaaacatgacTAAAAAGTTAGTGGACAACATTCATTTTGCAAGAGTTACTTAAGGAAACCGTAAAAAGGCGACTCAGTACTCTGGGGCGTTGCCATGGAGTTTTAATTCCAGAGGCCTTATTTAAACAAACTTCATACATTACTTCTACTTCATGCTTATGAACAAAATGGACATATATATATGATATCATGCAGTTAAaaagtttgtgtgtgtttttttaaactttaactaCAGGTATGTACATTACATCCATAAGGGGAACAACTTAACAACAGGGTTCGGCCAATTATACCAACAGTGAATGATTTAAAAGAACTTGGAATTCGACTTCTATATTTTCTTTCAATAACAAATACCTCTGGACAATGTGGTTTCAGAGGAACACTTTGcaatttatatgtattatataatgaaaaaagGTAACTCCACCTGTAGGACCAATTTTTGTCCATAGGGACAGGATTTTAGTCATcttggtagaggaccaccatATAGTGTTATATGCCAAGCACCAAACCTATGGGTCTTGCGGTTTCAGAGAGGACATTGTACAGTTTCACCCTATAACATACGATATGTAACTTACATACGAAATTATTAATATTACACCGCGTCATTTTAGAGATGAAGTACTAGTATGCAGTGAACTGGAACAATTCCGACCTGTTGAAAGCGGATCACGGAATGATtattcctgtgaagtttcattaACGTTTTGCCAAATTAGAGATAATATCATAACAAAAGATGATGCCTGACGATGGATGAATGACGACACATGACAAATGATGCCAGAACTCAAGCACTCTTATGAAATTTTCTGACATACTCCAAATGCGAATTTTATTGTTGATTTGACATAAGAAGTCCAATTTGCAACATCACTTAGCCAATATGTGAATgctcaaataattaaattaaaaaacaaataagctaTTTGTTTAAAAGTTGTTCATTAGTTTTCTCATTCACCTTAAAATCTTAAAGGCATATACAATTTACAATAGCCAACACACACTGTTTTGTATTAATTTACCTCAACAATGAACAAATTAATAAGagaaagaaaacaaagaaattatgttactttaataaatGTTACTTCAAAGCAAACATCCACACAGAATAAAGACCCTTAGGAAACCCTTTCTGTTTCTCTTCTTTCAGAATTGTCATTCCAGCATTCATCATCGCTCGCACATAGCTGTCCTTTGAGCGTGTAAAACTACTATCAATATCATCAAACTGAGTCTCACTGGAACCTGACACATTATCTTTCACAATCATTATTCCGTTCGGTGCCAAGCCCTTTTTACACCGCTTGAAAAAATTTACGAGATGCTCATCAGTCAAATGTCCCAACACCCACTGACTCCAGATAACGTCATATCTCCCTTCCTCGGGAGTAAAATCCTGCAATCCAGAGCATATGAGCTGATCAACACGGGATGACTGTTCACCTATGAAACCACGTGCTGAATCCAGGAATTTCTGACACTGTTCTACCATATCTACTGTGTCAAACATGGGCAGAAGAAGCCTCTTCGTGATGCGACCGATTCCGGATCCGCAGTCTAATGCTCTGTGATTGTTTGTGGTGCCTTTTCCAACCTGAAGAAGgacaaacatttaaattattataaatgatgGATCATTTGGATCTTTGATATCAGTATAGTTTTATATTTAGCAATAATGGTTGGCATTAGAGCTGGAATGATTAAGTACAGTAGCAATACTACAATTTTTATCCAGGTTCGGAGGTTCCAGTTGCTAATGTTCACTCAGAAATGCTTCTTTGCATAAAAGGACAACCTTCTTTAGATTACAGTCTGACAGTGTTAATCCAACTGCAAGACAATAACATACCAATAGGCTGCGCATGTTGACATTGATTAATGTAAGAAAAGAACATAGTTTAAGCACTGCCCATTTTGGTTGTTGTTACATGGTCCCATAGTAGGAGTTACAGGAAGGATGCAAAATAAGTATTACGACAGTTATGGATACCAGTTCAATTTTTATCAAGATTTACTGTAATGGAGCTAATTACTACTGTTGCCTTTCATAAAATGCTGCTTTTAAagtgagtatgcacgattttgtcaaataattatgaatttatataaaatgtgtaaaaaaaacttatacatatttcaatataaataaaaataaaaattaagaagaacatgtgtcgaaagatgtgaaataagccagatatttaattctgaaatcgaaaaatgtctgtacagtcaaattgccagcatgtatatcatgcatgtatgatgtgaatctaaatttagttttacggatcattttaatttcctgcaacgatatctattcatacgacacacaaacactaactccgatcctaataaaatgacgaatgcttcggttattgtaggaaaatatgtacgaaatatcttggTCACAATCAGCTCAGGgggctaatttgtctttgctgcattttataaaatttgtcttcaaatttgtcttgcctattttgtgtcattgtaacatatttttatcaatatattacaatttaacacataaaaatcgTGATACTCACTTTTAATAATTCATCAGTTTGAGAAATATGGGGCAGACTGCATAATCTAACAGAATATTAATATGATGACGGATGTTCAATAGACAATATTACATCTAACCAGCGCCTTTTAATGCAGCAGTGATCAAATTTGTTACACTTAATATAAAGCATACTTTTGACAAAAACTGTCAAATACAAAAAAGTAGTAATCCTCGTATACAAAtccatttataaaacaatattttacagtTATGTGACTTTCGACCTTTTTAAGTAACGAAACATAAGCTTTTTCTATTTTTCAAAGGAAAGTTAATTTTATggagttaaaaaaaacaccagacttttatagaaaagaaagaataaaaaaaaatattattattaaaacaaattgtgtatAACGATCAG contains the following coding sequences:
- the LOC127876918 gene encoding N-terminal Xaa-Pro-Lys N-methyltransferase 1-A-like, yielding MADGSDSEEPWPDNEEKFYNDAKEYWSSINPTVDGMLGGFEKISPTDINGSKAFLRPFLKVGKGTTNNHRALDCGSGIGRITKRLLLPMFDTVDMVEQCQKFLDSARGFIGEQSSRVDQLICSGLQDFTPEEGRYDVIWSQWVLGHLTDEHLVNFFKRCKKGLAPNGIMIVKDNVSGSSETQFDDIDSSFTRSKDSYVRAMMNAGMTILKEEKQKGFPKGLYSVWMFALK